A DNA window from Rhizobium sp. NXC14 contains the following coding sequences:
- a CDS encoding SLC13 family permease, with the protein MTTQQIIAFSVIGLMMAVFIWDRFRYDVVACCALVLAVATGIVPPEKAFSGFSDDIVIIVGSALVVSAGVARSGIVDSAIKRFFPNLDTFYTQLALLMIAVAMLSAFIKNIGALAIMMPVAFKFAKKSGASPSKYLMPMSFAALLGGLMTQIGTSPNIVVSRLREEMTGTSFTMFDFTPTGGVLTIVGITFLLFFHWLVPSRTKQNSSIEDAIEIKNYTSEVAITDQSTLVEQALSDLLKLGDGEVIATAVLRGGTRMAAFPDLTLRTEDIIMLEGPSAAMDRIVSQGKLKLSGKPLAEGGHPEADIISLEAIVSQESSLAGLSAKELALSYTRGVNLLAISRRGERLKERLGNLTISTGDVLLLQGNRKSLTALLQDFGLLPLAQREVLLGTRRRAFIPLLILALAMATTAAGLAPVPVAFFAAALGMVVFRAVPLADVYKSVDGPILVMLAALIPVSDSLRTSGGSDLIAGWLSGAAMNLPAWGALGLILVTAMAVTPFLNNAATVLVMAPIAAGFATGLGFKPEAFLMAVAIGAGCDFLTPVGHQCNTLVFGPGGYKFSDYPRLGLPLSALIILVSVPALLFVWPVN; encoded by the coding sequence ATGACAACACAACAGATAATCGCCTTTTCTGTCATCGGGCTCATGATGGCGGTCTTTATATGGGATCGCTTCCGCTATGATGTTGTCGCGTGTTGTGCGCTTGTATTGGCAGTCGCGACCGGCATTGTGCCGCCGGAAAAAGCGTTTTCCGGATTTTCGGATGACATCGTCATTATCGTTGGCAGCGCACTGGTCGTCAGCGCAGGCGTAGCGCGGTCAGGCATTGTGGATTCGGCAATCAAGAGATTTTTCCCGAATCTGGACACATTTTACACGCAGCTTGCGCTCTTGATGATTGCGGTGGCGATGCTTTCTGCTTTCATTAAAAATATCGGCGCGCTTGCGATCATGATGCCGGTCGCCTTCAAGTTCGCGAAAAAATCCGGCGCCTCTCCTTCAAAATACCTGATGCCGATGTCGTTTGCCGCTTTACTTGGCGGATTGATGACGCAGATTGGCACCTCGCCCAACATCGTCGTTTCACGATTGCGGGAGGAGATGACGGGGACCTCCTTCACCATGTTTGACTTCACGCCGACAGGTGGTGTTCTCACGATTGTTGGCATCACCTTCCTCTTGTTCTTCCACTGGCTGGTGCCAAGCCGCACCAAGCAGAACAGCTCGATTGAAGATGCAATCGAAATCAAGAATTACACCAGCGAAGTCGCGATCACAGACCAGTCAACTCTGGTTGAGCAGGCTTTGAGCGATCTCCTGAAGCTCGGTGATGGTGAGGTCATAGCCACGGCTGTGCTGCGGGGTGGTACCCGAATGGCTGCATTCCCTGATCTCACGCTTCGCACTGAGGATATTATCATGCTTGAAGGTCCATCGGCAGCGATGGATCGCATTGTATCCCAGGGGAAATTGAAGCTTTCCGGCAAGCCTCTGGCGGAAGGCGGCCATCCGGAAGCAGACATAATTTCGCTTGAGGCAATCGTTAGTCAGGAATCATCCCTCGCTGGCCTTTCGGCCAAAGAATTGGCGCTTTCCTACACGCGCGGCGTCAACCTTTTGGCGATTAGCCGGCGCGGTGAACGCCTCAAGGAACGTCTTGGAAACTTGACGATCAGCACCGGTGATGTGCTCCTTCTGCAAGGCAACCGGAAAAGCCTGACTGCCCTTCTGCAGGATTTCGGCCTGCTGCCACTCGCACAGCGCGAGGTGCTGCTCGGCACCCGCCGCCGCGCCTTCATTCCGCTTCTTATCCTGGCGCTCGCGATGGCAACGACCGCGGCCGGCCTCGCGCCGGTTCCGGTGGCCTTCTTCGCGGCCGCCCTGGGCATGGTCGTTTTTCGAGCTGTTCCACTTGCCGATGTCTATAAATCGGTTGATGGACCGATCCTCGTGATGCTCGCGGCCCTTATTCCCGTCTCCGACTCCTTGCGCACCTCCGGCGGCAGCGATCTGATTGCCGGCTGGCTGAGTGGGGCGGCGATGAACCTGCCGGCATGGGGTGCGCTCGGCCTGATCTTGGTGACCGCCATGGCCGTTACTCCCTTCCTCAACAACGCTGCAACGGTCCTTGTCATGGCACCGATCGCCGCAGGCTTTGCAACGGGTCTAGGCTTCAAACCGGAAGCCTTCCTGATGGCGGTGGCCATTGGCGCGGGTTGCGACTTCCTCACGCCTGTCGGCCATCAGTGCAACACGCTCGTCTTCGGTCCTGGCGGTTACAAGTTTTCCGATTATCCGCGGCTCGGCTTGCCGCTGTCGGCGTTGATTATTCTCGTCAGCGTGCCGGCGCTGCTATTTGTCTGGCCCGTCAACTAG